A window of the Lactuca sativa cultivar Salinas chromosome 7, Lsat_Salinas_v11, whole genome shotgun sequence genome harbors these coding sequences:
- the LOC111896166 gene encoding histone H2A.6, translating to MAGRGKTIGSAAAAKKATSRSSKAGLQFPVGRIARFLKAGKYAERVGAGAPVYLAAVLEYLAAEVLELAGNAARDNKKTRIVPRHIQLAVRNDEELSKLLGDVTIANGGVMPNIHNLLLPKKTAGSSKASVDDE from the exons ATGGCTGGTCGAGGTAAAACAATTGGATCCGCAGCGGCAGCAAAGAAGGCCACCTCAAGAAGTAGCAAGGCCGGCCTCCAATTTCCCGTCGGTCGTATCGCTAGATTTCTCAAAGCTGGAAAGTACGCCGAGCGTGTTGGTGCCGGTGCTCCAGTGTACCTTGCCGCCGTTCTAGAATACCTCGCCGCTGAG GTGCTTGAGTTGGCTGGTAATGCAGCGAGGGACAACAAGAAAACGAGAATTGTGCCGAGACACATCCAATTGGCTGTGAGGAACGATGAAGAATTAAGCAAGCTTCTTGGTGACGTTACTATTGCAAACGGTGGTGTTATGCCTAATATTCACAACCTTCTTCTTCCCAAGAAAACCGCTGGTTCTTCGAAGGCTTCTGTTGACGACGAATAG